One genomic region from Rosa rugosa chromosome 1, drRosRugo1.1, whole genome shotgun sequence encodes:
- the LOC133725026 gene encoding uncharacterized protein LOC133725026 isoform X2, which yields MLLHATLQSTMLLLPYLRRFLAAISQHLHHRFDSSSILQSPQTQVAKQMSSKLKQISGFDTSIPVFDFRFFKLGSISNFWISELLVNVTKHVLQPKYEILTAEEKKHLLRKYKLEDNKGL from the exons ATGCTGTTGCACGCGACCCTCCAATCCACGATGCTGCTGCTCCCTTACCTTCGTCGATTTCTGGCCGCCATCTCACAACACCTCCACCACCGCTTTGATTCA tcttcaattcttcaatcGCCTCAAACTCAAGTAGCAAAGCAGATGTCCTCAAAGCTCAAGCAGATTTCTGGATTCGATACTTCGATTCCAGTTTTTGATTTCAGATTCTTCAAGCTGGGTTCGATTTCGAATTTCTGG ATTTCTGAACTGCTGGTCAATGTTACAAAGCATGTTTTACAGCCAAAGTATGAGATACTTACGGCTGAAGAAAAGAAACATCTGCTAAGGAAGTACAAGTTGGAAGACAACAAG GGTTTGTGA
- the LOC133725026 gene encoding uncharacterized protein LOC133725026 isoform X1 codes for MLLHATLQSTMLLLPYLRRFLAAISQHLHHRFDSSSILQSPQTQVAKQMSSKLKQISGFDTSIPVFDFRFFKLGSISNFWISELLVNVTKHVLQPKYEILTAEEKKHLLRKYKLEDNKIC; via the exons ATGCTGTTGCACGCGACCCTCCAATCCACGATGCTGCTGCTCCCTTACCTTCGTCGATTTCTGGCCGCCATCTCACAACACCTCCACCACCGCTTTGATTCA tcttcaattcttcaatcGCCTCAAACTCAAGTAGCAAAGCAGATGTCCTCAAAGCTCAAGCAGATTTCTGGATTCGATACTTCGATTCCAGTTTTTGATTTCAGATTCTTCAAGCTGGGTTCGATTTCGAATTTCTGG ATTTCTGAACTGCTGGTCAATGTTACAAAGCATGTTTTACAGCCAAAGTATGAGATACTTACGGCTGAAGAAAAGAAACATCTGCTAAGGAAGTACAAGTTGGAAGACAACAAG ATTTGTTAG